In the Alteromonas sp. M12 genome, one interval contains:
- a CDS encoding histone deacetylase family protein: protein MSSTAFITHPNCLLHEMGDEHPESPARLHAIQDGLIQFGLADFILNIPSQKVSKDLLKQTHTPRHVEQIEQFSPPKGQYFPVDDETKMNHASFEAALFSAGAGIVAIDGLFNQKFKNAFCAVRPPGHHAEKDQAMGFCLFNNIAVAATYAKEQYNLTRIAILDFDVHHGNGTEDILKNDPAILFLSSYQYPFYPYTIPEKAAENCLHYPLPAGTNSQTFRQCYAERVLPELQKFAPELILISAGFDGHHTDPLADWDLLDSDYSWLTQQIMDIADTCCDGKIVSFLEGGYSLSALRTGAIAHIKTLMKI from the coding sequence ATGTCTTCTACGGCTTTTATTACACATCCTAATTGTTTACTCCATGAAATGGGAGATGAACATCCTGAAAGCCCAGCTCGTTTGCATGCAATCCAAGATGGCTTAATTCAATTTGGATTGGCTGACTTCATACTCAATATCCCTTCACAAAAAGTATCTAAAGATCTGTTAAAGCAAACTCACACTCCGCGCCATGTTGAACAGATTGAACAATTTTCACCGCCAAAAGGCCAGTACTTTCCGGTAGATGATGAAACGAAAATGAATCATGCATCTTTCGAGGCTGCTTTATTTTCTGCTGGTGCAGGTATAGTTGCTATTGATGGTTTATTCAATCAAAAATTTAAAAATGCTTTTTGTGCCGTAAGACCACCAGGTCATCATGCCGAAAAAGATCAAGCCATGGGATTTTGTCTTTTCAACAATATTGCGGTTGCGGCGACCTACGCCAAAGAGCAATATAATCTTACACGCATTGCAATTTTAGACTTTGATGTACATCATGGAAATGGCACTGAAGACATTCTGAAAAATGACCCTGCAATACTATTTTTATCTTCATACCAGTATCCGTTTTATCCTTACACCATACCTGAAAAAGCCGCTGAAAATTGCTTACATTACCCATTACCAGCCGGCACCAATTCTCAAACATTTCGACAATGTTACGCTGAACGGGTGTTGCCTGAACTACAAAAATTTGCACCTGAACTAATTCTTATCTCCGCTGGTTTTGATGGTCATCATACCGACCCACTTGCAGATTGGGATTTGTTAGACTCGGATTATTCTTGGTTAACTCAGCAAATCATGGACATCGCAGATACCTGTTGCGACGGAAAAATAGTTTCATTTTTAGAAGGTGGGTACAGTTTATCGGCACTTAGAACAGGTGCTATTGCACATATTAAAACGTTAATGAAGATCTGA